Below is a window of Rhodospirillaceae bacterium DNA.
CGGAACCCGGGTGACGGTGGTGTTCATCGAGGGCGCCTGGCTCGACGGCAGGACCGAGAAGACACGCGTGCCGGCGAAGGGGAAGAGAAATGGCTGAACGGAGATCGCGCCGGGCCGCCGGGCCGCTCGTGTCGGCCGCGGCCGTGCTGGCGCTGACAGGCTGCGCGGCGGATTACGTGGGCGACGACTGGCAGTGCCCGCCGGCGCAGGGGAAGGTGTGCGCGTCCGTCGCCGCCGCCGACCCGGCGGTGCCGGAGGCACTTGTGCCCGAGACGCTCGCGCCGGAGACACGGGGCACGGCAAACCCGGTCCACGATGCCCCGTTCTACCGGCGGATCGACGGCCGGATCGCGGCGGGCGCGCCGGCCGGGAGAGTCGACGAGCCGGCCTGCCGATCGGACTGCGATCCGTTCGCGTGGCTGGCCGGGCTGTTCGCCGGGCCGTCCGATTCCGAATCCGGCGAGGCCGGACGCACCGATGCCGCGCGGGACGCCGATATCGAGAATACGGGAGCGGCCGTCTCGCGGCGAAAGGGCGAGCCCGGCACCGCCGGTGGCGGCCAGACCGCGAGCGACGCTCACGCGGCCGGGTCCGCGGCGATCGCGTCGGACATGCCGCAGGATGCGCCGCCTCCAACGGCGGGCGAAGCGGAGACCGACGAGTCATCCGACCCGTCCGTCGCCGCCGACGCGCACCGCATCGGCGAGGTTGTGGCGCGCATCTGGATCGCGCCGTTCGTGGATGCGGACGGCATCTACCGCGAGGGTTCCTGGGTGCGCGCGGTGATCGCCCCGGCCGCCTGGAGGCTGCCGTGACGTCGATCGGCTCCGGCCTCGCGCGCCGGCTGCTGGACCTGTTCGAGGGCCCGGCCGGGCTGGAGCCCTGGTCGCCGCCCGAGACCGCGGCGGCGCTGGCGGAGCTGCTGCCCTGGCGCGCCTTCGACGAGCGCGGCGAGCTCTATGTCAACGCGGGCTCGGTCGGGTTCGCGATCGAGATCCCGCCCTTTGCCGGCATCGACGCCGAGACG
It encodes the following:
- a CDS encoding TraV family lipoprotein; this encodes MAERRSRRAAGPLVSAAAVLALTGCAADYVGDDWQCPPAQGKVCASVAAADPAVPEALVPETLAPETRGTANPVHDAPFYRRIDGRIAAGAPAGRVDEPACRSDCDPFAWLAGLFAGPSDSESGEAGRTDAARDADIENTGAAVSRRKGEPGTAGGGQTASDAHAAGSAAIASDMPQDAPPPTAGEAETDESSDPSVAADAHRIGEVVARIWIAPFVDADGIYREGSWVRAVIAPAAWRLP